One Brachyspira suanatina DNA segment encodes these proteins:
- a CDS encoding AAA family ATPase produces MKNTKSRIEKIIKLLSEGLYEREEIVSLTFLSAIAGKPIFLYGPPGTAKSFIAKRVSYAFKDSKYFGYLMQRFSTPEDIFGPISLEELKNDKYIRKIDGYLPDADFAFLDEIWKSTPAILNTLLSIINERVFKNGSEEIKVPLKALISASNETPPEGQGLEALYDRFIVRLIVNNIKNKDNFEKILENTQLDSYINIDDELKISTDEWVNIRKEVNNIKLSKSVIDIIHNIKLSIEKFNEDNRDIAIYVSDRRWQHISYLLKTAAYLNDKNEVDIYETILIYNCLWSLEEHIEAVKKIVENAISLCYDLNNQNINEWRESFKSVQKNIDDEFYNLEKTYDTENIDDKPHMAKTLSINIDEYGNKGETIIYIPIKQLGKKGYFYPLDIGRNQTRKFRCNFNGTEKCTVEINSATAANGFVSGMLSKNYEFLCEAEPDFYMKKVSPKKLEKEKKDAYLKLIKSLISSIENIIVNFKNDFNKNKYTNKSIFVSDESFNFFTDMFNSYIENLESEKLDAERLKSEIEHHETI; encoded by the coding sequence ATGAAAAATACAAAATCAAGAATTGAAAAAATAATAAAACTTCTTTCCGAAGGGCTTTATGAAAGAGAAGAAATTGTATCTTTAACTTTTCTTAGTGCAATAGCAGGAAAGCCAATATTTTTATACGGCCCTCCTGGAACTGCAAAAAGTTTTATAGCCAAAAGAGTATCTTATGCATTTAAAGACTCAAAATATTTCGGATATTTAATGCAGAGATTTTCTACTCCGGAAGACATATTCGGTCCTATTAGTTTGGAAGAGTTAAAGAATGATAAATATATAAGAAAAATTGATGGATATTTGCCTGATGCTGATTTTGCATTTTTAGATGAAATATGGAAAAGCACGCCTGCAATACTTAATACACTTTTAAGCATAATAAATGAAAGAGTTTTCAAAAATGGAAGTGAAGAAATAAAAGTACCATTGAAAGCATTGATTTCAGCAAGTAATGAAACTCCTCCTGAAGGTCAGGGACTTGAGGCATTATATGACAGATTCATTGTACGTTTAATAGTTAATAATATAAAAAATAAAGATAATTTTGAAAAGATACTTGAAAATACTCAATTAGATTCATATATAAATATAGATGATGAATTAAAAATTTCAACTGATGAATGGGTAAATATAAGAAAAGAGGTAAATAATATAAAACTTTCAAAATCGGTTATTGATATAATTCATAATATAAAACTTTCTATAGAAAAATTTAATGAGGATAATAGAGATATAGCAATATATGTCTCAGATAGAAGATGGCAGCATATTTCATATTTACTTAAAACAGCTGCATATTTAAATGATAAAAATGAAGTTGATATTTATGAAACTATTTTAATTTATAATTGTTTATGGAGTTTGGAAGAGCATATTGAAGCAGTAAAAAAAATAGTAGAGAATGCTATAAGCTTATGCTATGATTTGAATAATCAGAATATTAATGAGTGGAGAGAAAGTTTTAAGAGTGTTCAGAAAAATATAGATGATGAGTTTTATAATTTAGAAAAGACTTATGATACAGAAAATATTGATGATAAGCCTCATATGGCAAAAACTTTATCTATCAATATTGATGAATACGGCAATAAAGGTGAAACTATTATTTATATACCAATAAAACAATTAGGCAAAAAAGGTTATTTTTATCCTTTAGATATAGGAAGAAATCAAACAAGAAAATTCAGGTGCAATTTTAACGGCACTGAAAAATGTACTGTTGAAATAAATTCTGCTACTGCGGCAAACGGTTTTGTATCTGGCATGCTTTCTAAAAATTATGAGTTTCTTTGTGAAGCAGAGCCTGATTTTTATATGAAAAAGGTTAGTCCTAAAAAGCTTGAAAAAGAAAAAAAAGATGCCTATTTGAAATTGATAAAGTCTTTAATATCTAGTATTGAAAATATTATAGTTAATTTTAAAAATGACTTTAATAAAAATAAATATACAAATAAAAGCATATTTGTATCAGATGAAAGTTTCAATTTTTTCACAGATATGTTTAATTCTTATATAGAAAATCTTGAAAGTGAAAAATTGGATGCAGAAAGATTAAAAAGTGAAATAGAACATCATGAAACAATTTGA
- a CDS encoding HAD family hydrolase: MLNSNNIKLLIFDMDGTLIDSAYLNYYSYYNAFKKFNIELDTDYYYKKCFGLHYKVFTKNILELNDKLTNDENKNNELIESIHNLKEKIYLENLNLVKIHPFMFETLIDNYNRKENKKYTALATTASPNGVYAILKTFQLEHLFDLVLTGNDIEKKKPDPEVFYKCMEHFNIKEEESIIFEDSEVGLEAANQTNAWVIKIEKWVK, translated from the coding sequence ATGCTTAATTCAAACAATATAAAATTATTAATATTCGATATGGACGGCACATTAATAGATAGCGCATATTTAAATTACTATTCCTATTACAATGCATTTAAAAAATTTAATATAGAATTAGATACGGACTATTATTATAAAAAATGTTTCGGACTTCATTATAAAGTATTTACAAAAAACATTTTAGAATTAAATGATAAACTAACAAACGATGAAAATAAAAATAATGAATTAATAGAATCTATACATAATTTAAAAGAAAAAATATATTTAGAAAATCTTAATCTAGTTAAAATCCATCCATTTATGTTTGAAACTTTAATAGACAATTACAATAGAAAAGAAAACAAAAAATATACAGCATTAGCAACAACAGCATCACCTAATGGAGTTTATGCCATATTAAAAACATTTCAACTAGAACATTTATTTGATTTAGTTTTAACAGGCAATGATATAGAAAAAAAGAAACCTGATCCTGAAGTATTTTATAAATGCATGGAACATTTTAATATAAAAGAAGAAGAAAGCATTATATTTGAAGACAGTGAAGTGGGACTTGAGGCTGCTAATCAAACTAATGCTTGGGTTATAAAAATAGAAAAATGGGTAAAATAA